Proteins from a genomic interval of Methanoplanus endosymbiosus:
- a CDS encoding class I SAM-dependent methyltransferase: MDNNPIFKIFESSPSLGPGDDEHTEKAFSIIAEPLKGGGEILDIGCGKGVQTMALARLCPSCRIIATDIHQPFLDVVDEKIAAEGFSGRIKTVCASMDDLPFEEESFDIIWAAGCSFIMGFENAVRYWKKFLKPGGHLMISDVFWFTENPSAEAAEFYAEIHPAMMIEDKGFEIIRNAGFELVGSFRLPSRVWEESFYGKLKGKFAELEEEYADDEGALMVIEGLKRQTEIFDKYSDEFGNTHYVMRKPL; this comes from the coding sequence ATGGATAACAATCCAATTTTTAAGATTTTTGAATCGTCACCCAGTCTGGGGCCGGGAGATGATGAGCACACGGAAAAGGCATTTTCAATCATCGCAGAACCACTAAAAGGAGGTGGTGAGATCCTTGATATTGGTTGCGGGAAGGGTGTACAGACGATGGCCCTTGCCCGCCTGTGCCCGTCCTGCAGGATAATAGCGACTGATATACACCAGCCTTTCCTTGATGTGGTGGATGAAAAAATTGCAGCCGAAGGTTTTTCCGGGAGAATCAAAACGGTCTGTGCATCTATGGACGATCTTCCCTTTGAAGAGGAGTCTTTCGACATTATATGGGCCGCAGGATGTTCATTCATTATGGGCTTTGAAAATGCTGTGAGGTACTGGAAAAAATTCCTGAAACCGGGCGGACATCTGATGATATCTGATGTGTTCTGGTTCACGGAAAACCCATCGGCTGAGGCAGCGGAGTTCTACGCCGAAATACATCCCGCAATGATGATCGAAGATAAAGGATTTGAGATCATCCGGAATGCCGGATTTGAGCTGGTTGGATCCTTCAGGCTACCTTCACGGGTATGGGAAGAGAGCTTCTACGGTAAACTGAAGGGAAAGTTTGCAGAACTCGAAGAGGAATATGCAGATGATGAGGGCGCTCTGATGGTAATTGAAGGGTTGAAAAGGCAGACCGAAATCTTTGATAAATACTCAGATGAGTTTGGGAATACACATTATGTAATGAGAAAACCATTGTGA
- a CDS encoding C1 family peptidase codes for MKIVKNPAYIILILLIVVIIAIIFSLLPPISPQDKLSGSNDSSDSCAAPDGIMIDGVSLDTILSGDMEAFRDVDPREFGRAMDISMYDSDDLNRQAGFMDCAVTTDQSPEAFADLAMNIQTDLVLAMQESNRNTPRYSPSEGAVSALPESVSLLDRFAYVPSEWDQTGGSPDHCGNCWVWADTGALQMELFRQENITDRLSVQYFTSTYHNGTGIWACCGGSPVWFADFYNTTGKAVPLSNRNATFADSATMCENGESTSVPAKTIQTSPNYPIEEMHAEMIPTNSAYEEEDISKDDAVGLIKSAIAGGRAVVILYTPDNWDPFMSFWENENESAVFRPELTPGTTGNDGGHVMLILGYNDTVPDGGYWTVLNSWGAPANRPDGTFRLDMDMDYSMQNPDGVNSFEFYVQNVTWGSISGT; via the coding sequence ATGAAAATCGTGAAAAATCCAGCATATATCATTCTGATATTACTTATTGTAGTTATCATAGCCATAATATTCTCATTGCTCCCGCCAATATCTCCGCAGGACAAACTGAGCGGCTCAAACGACTCATCTGATTCATGCGCAGCACCTGACGGGATAATGATAGACGGAGTGAGCCTTGACACCATATTATCGGGCGATATGGAGGCTTTTCGTGATGTCGATCCACGAGAGTTCGGCAGGGCAATGGATATCAGCATGTATGACAGTGATGACTTAAACAGGCAGGCCGGATTTATGGACTGTGCAGTAACGACGGATCAGTCTCCTGAGGCATTTGCAGACCTTGCAATGAATATTCAGACTGATCTTGTACTTGCAATGCAGGAATCAAACAGGAACACACCGCGTTATTCTCCGTCAGAAGGGGCAGTGAGTGCTCTTCCGGAGAGTGTTTCACTTCTTGACAGATTTGCATATGTCCCTTCGGAATGGGACCAGACCGGCGGTTCACCTGATCACTGCGGCAACTGCTGGGTATGGGCAGATACAGGTGCACTTCAGATGGAACTTTTCCGGCAGGAAAACATAACTGACCGTCTGTCCGTTCAGTACTTCACATCAACATACCATAACGGAACAGGGATCTGGGCCTGCTGCGGCGGAAGTCCGGTATGGTTTGCAGATTTCTATAATACAACGGGAAAAGCAGTCCCCCTAAGCAACAGAAATGCAACATTTGCAGACTCTGCAACAATGTGCGAGAATGGTGAGTCAACCTCAGTTCCGGCAAAAACTATACAGACATCCCCGAATTACCCAATCGAAGAGATGCACGCCGAAATGATACCAACTAATTCTGCCTATGAAGAAGAGGATATATCCAAAGATGACGCAGTCGGCCTGATTAAATCTGCAATCGCGGGTGGCAGGGCTGTGGTCATTCTCTATACCCCGGACAACTGGGACCCGTTTATGTCATTCTGGGAGAACGAGAATGAATCCGCTGTTTTCAGACCTGAATTAACACCCGGAACAACAGGAAACGACGGCGGCCACGTTATGCTTATACTCGGATATAATGACACTGTCCCTGACGGGGGATACTGGACTGTGCTCAACAGCTGGGGTGCTCCGGCCAACAGGCCGGACGGGACATTCAGGCTTGATATGGATATGGACTATTCAATGCAGAATCCGGACGGTGTGAATTCATTTGAATTTTATGTGCAGAATGTAACGTGGGGCAGTATTTCGGGCACATGA
- a CDS encoding pyridoxamine 5'-phosphate oxidase family protein, which yields MVILSEEMIEAFKNTKVLPLSTASKDGVPNVAPMATLHLKDSETIWILDNFMQKTAANVAENPKASIYLYGDGVKGCYQIKGDAELVTSGADYEEAKKMFHEGNPNLPAKGLVIIKVTEVFECMPGADAGKKLI from the coding sequence ATGGTAATATTAAGCGAAGAAATGATTGAAGCATTCAAAAATACAAAAGTCCTGCCACTCTCAACCGCATCAAAGGACGGTGTCCCGAATGTTGCACCTATGGCAACCCTGCACTTAAAAGATTCTGAAACCATCTGGATTCTTGACAATTTCATGCAGAAGACCGCCGCAAATGTTGCAGAGAACCCAAAGGCATCCATCTATCTCTACGGTGACGGTGTTAAGGGATGTTACCAGATCAAAGGCGATGCAGAGCTTGTAACATCAGGCGCTGACTATGAAGAAGCAAAGAAGATGTTTCATGAAGGAAACCCTAACCTTCCGGCAAAGGGACTTGTCATCATTAAGGTAACAGAAGTATTTGAGTGCATGCCTGGTGCAGATGCCGGCAAAAAATTAATTTAA
- a CDS encoding adenosylcobalamin-dependent ribonucleoside-diphosphate reductase, producing MTGSITDSIIKARYLREGESSFEDICRRVADAIGDNKKESEDFYDEMISLRFLPNSPTLMNAGTKLGQLSACFTLRVGDSIEEIFDAIKWGALIHKTGGGTGYNFSNIRPEGSGVNSTDGVASGPISFMKVFNSATDVIKQGGRRRGANMGILNVWHPDILKFVKCKSTEGEISNFNISVMLNDEFMQLVEAGKLDRVWLTHPNTGEEITVGAVWEGIIDGVWRNGEPGVLFYDEINRNNLTPNLGPIDTTNPCGEQPLLHFESCVLGSINLSKFTEGRTLDREMLERSTRRAVRFLDSIIECNVFPIPQIEEATKRTRKIGLGLMGVHDALLMLKIPYDSAEGREFCKDVMDFVNKISIDESRILAAEKGVFPAFEGSSWGDFPVRNAAVTTIAPTGTISILAQCSSGIEPVFSYSYTRKNTVQKTFEVTHPIFESELEKRILDLGKRPAEAENLKKDVMKHVHSKGTVQDVSWLPDDFKRLFKTALDIDWRSHILMQSAFQENVHASISKTINMSNASTKKDIEAALLLAWHEKLKGLTIYRTGSRKDVVLSLSEKEEKPDEIPAENPVTRPKELSGKTYLCQSGCCRLYVTVNLLDGKPWEVFIRTVGIGGCEANSNALGRSISTGLQNGVPHEKFIRQFAKVNCVSAIRNKNSEGLSCADVVGRCIDMAASMQKITTLGDWEVSDVSGNKKSGKNICPECGCELDFGEGCNNGICKSCGWSGCL from the coding sequence CCAGGTACCTCCGTGAGGGTGAGTCATCTTTTGAGGATATATGCAGGAGGGTTGCCGATGCAATCGGGGATAATAAGAAAGAGTCAGAAGATTTCTATGATGAGATGATATCACTTCGTTTTCTCCCGAATTCACCCACTCTCATGAATGCCGGAACTAAACTCGGCCAGCTCTCGGCCTGCTTCACCCTCCGCGTTGGTGATTCAATAGAGGAGATATTTGATGCGATAAAATGGGGTGCATTGATTCATAAGACCGGCGGTGGAACGGGGTATAATTTCTCTAACATAAGACCCGAAGGTTCGGGAGTGAACTCCACAGACGGTGTTGCATCCGGGCCGATCTCCTTTATGAAGGTATTCAACTCCGCAACCGATGTCATAAAGCAGGGTGGAAGAAGAAGGGGTGCGAATATGGGTATCTTAAATGTCTGGCACCCTGATATCCTGAAATTTGTTAAATGCAAAAGTACTGAAGGAGAGATCTCAAACTTCAATATCTCGGTTATGCTAAATGACGAGTTTATGCAGCTTGTTGAGGCCGGAAAGCTGGACAGGGTCTGGCTGACACACCCGAATACCGGAGAAGAGATAACAGTGGGTGCTGTATGGGAGGGAATCATTGACGGCGTATGGAGAAATGGTGAGCCGGGTGTTCTCTTCTATGACGAGATCAACCGCAATAACCTGACCCCAAACCTTGGCCCTATAGATACTACAAACCCCTGCGGAGAACAGCCGCTTTTACATTTTGAGTCCTGTGTCTTAGGTTCCATAAACCTCTCAAAGTTTACTGAAGGCAGAACGCTTGACAGGGAGATGCTTGAGAGGAGCACGAGAAGAGCTGTACGGTTCCTTGACAGTATCATTGAATGTAATGTCTTTCCCATTCCGCAGATAGAGGAGGCCACAAAGAGGACAAGAAAGATAGGCCTTGGCCTCATGGGTGTGCATGATGCCCTCCTTATGCTCAAAATTCCCTACGACTCTGCTGAAGGAAGGGAATTCTGTAAAGATGTCATGGATTTTGTAAATAAGATCTCAATTGACGAATCCCGCATACTTGCAGCTGAAAAAGGAGTTTTCCCGGCATTTGAAGGCAGTTCCTGGGGTGATTTTCCGGTCAGAAACGCCGCAGTGACAACAATTGCCCCGACAGGCACCATATCCATTCTTGCACAGTGTTCAAGCGGAATTGAGCCTGTATTCTCGTATTCCTACACCAGAAAGAATACTGTGCAGAAGACATTTGAGGTGACTCACCCGATATTTGAGTCTGAGCTTGAAAAGAGAATTCTTGATCTTGGAAAAAGACCTGCTGAGGCGGAAAATCTGAAGAAGGATGTCATGAAGCATGTCCACAGTAAAGGTACTGTTCAGGATGTTTCATGGCTGCCGGATGACTTTAAGAGGCTCTTTAAGACCGCCCTTGACATTGACTGGCGGTCACATATACTGATGCAGTCGGCATTTCAGGAGAATGTCCATGCCTCGATTTCAAAGACCATCAATATGTCAAACGCCTCAACAAAGAAGGATATTGAGGCTGCCCTCCTTCTCGCCTGGCATGAGAAGCTCAAAGGTCTTACCATCTACAGGACGGGGAGCCGTAAGGATGTTGTTCTGTCACTCTCTGAAAAGGAAGAGAAGCCCGATGAAATTCCGGCTGAAAATCCTGTTACAAGGCCAAAGGAGCTTTCCGGAAAGACATATCTCTGCCAGTCCGGGTGCTGCCGTCTCTATGTGACTGTGAACCTCTTAGACGGAAAGCCGTGGGAGGTGTTTATCAGAACTGTCGGCATCGGCGGCTGCGAAGCGAATTCAAATGCCCTCGGACGTTCCATCTCAACCGGACTGCAAAACGGAGTTCCGCATGAGAAGTTCATCAGGCAGTTTGCAAAGGTGAACTGCGTCTCAGCGATACGAAATAAAAATTCCGAAGGTCTCTCATGTGCAGATGTAGTCGGCAGGTGCATAGACATGGCAGCATCAATGCAGAAGATTACAACACTTGGGGACTGGGAGGTCTCTGATGTTTCGGGGAATAAAAAATCCGGGAAGAACATCTGTCCGGAATGCGGCTGTGAGCTTGATTTCGGGGAAGGATGCAACAATGGCATCTGCAAGAGCTGCGGATGGAGCGGGTGCCTGTAG